AAGAATTTGCTGAGTCTGCCACAGAATTGGATACACTTTGTGTTTACGGGGGTGTTCCAATATCCCGCCAGATGAGCACTCTTGACCATGGTGTTGATGTGGTTGTTGGAACTCCTGGCCGCATCATTGATTTGATTAAGCGTGGTTCCTTGTATCTATCAGAAGTGCAGTTTGTTGTACTTGATGAAGCTGATCAGATGCTTAATGTGGGATTTGCTGAAGATGTTGAGATGATCCTGAGCTTCATAAAGCAGAAACACCAGACAATGATGTTTTCAGCTACAATGCCAAATTGGATTCTGAAACTTACCCAGAAGTTCTTGAAAAGCCCGGTTACTGTTGACCTCGTGAGATTCAGATTCTGTGTTTATGGACTTTTATGTGCTCTCATTCAtttatattcactttattattATCTGATATGAAAATCTGTTGTCAACTATGTGCTGCAGGTCGGAGAGTCTGATCAGAAATTAGCTGATGGGATTACCCTATATTCCATAGTTTCAGATATGCGGCAGAAACCAGCTATACTCGGACCTCTGATAACTGTATGGGTCTTACATTTAAGTCTTCTTTATACTGTACATCCAGTCTGGACTGGGTATTTCTTCACATGTAACATAATCTTGTTATGATGTTTAATGTTCTGAGCTAAGCAGTACAACCAATTTGTTACCAGGAGCATGCAAAAGGAGGTAAATGTATTGTGTTTACTCAGACGAAGCGTGATGCTGATAGGTTGGCGTATGCTATGCAAAGAAACTTTAAATGTGAACCATTGCATGGTGATATAACACAGAACCAAAGAGAAAGGACCCTGTCTGCTTTTCGTGAGGGAAGGATCAATATTTTAGTGGCCACTGATGTTGCTGCGCGAGGACTTGATGTCCCAAATGTTGATCTTGTATGTTCTCTGATTATCTCGATCATGTGTTCTCTATACATTGGTTAACATATAGTGCACCATTGGATGAGCTACCTTATTGATAGTTCAATGAAGTTTATAATTAATATCCGTTTAAAATTTTTTTGTTCTTTAATAGTTAGTCAAAGAGTGGGAAACATGATCCTTTAAAGTGAGGTCTTACCACACGTGATGCATTTCCAGATTCATCAATTATATGATAGTGTTGAGTGGAAGTGGATTAGTTCTTGAGCAAATTCATAAAGTAATTAATCATTAAATGCTGCACGAGTGAGCCTGCTGCTTGGAACTTTAAAGTAGTTGCTTTTGATAACACTAGGATGTGTGCGTGTGTCTATCCTGTTTATTGATGCTATCTTATATCAGTATATGCTTTGTTCTGCTTAGGTGGTGCATTATGAACTTCCCAACTCTTCTGAAAATTTTGTTCATCGGTCTGGACGAACTGGACGTGCTGGAAAGAAAGGTAGTGCGGTCCTTATTTATTCAGACCACCAATATAGGGAAATCAAGGCTATTGAGCGTGAAGTTGGATGTCGTTTTGTTGAGgcaagttttaaatttatgtattctCTGATTTTTGGACAACTTTGTCTTCCTAGTTTGTTCTTATAATTTCCGTAAGTGAGTTTGTATCATATGAACAAGTGAGTTCTGTCGTGTTTTCATCCTCTTGAAATAAGTTTTAGCTAAATCCATTGAAACTTTCTTGGTTTTAGCTCCCGAAGATAGCTGTTGGAGATGATGCTTTGAGCATGTATAATGCCATGGATCAGGGTGGCCGTTCTGGTTTTGGCGGAAGCAGCAGGGGAAATGGTCGATTTGGTGATTCTGGTTTTGGGCGTTCTGGTGGTTTTGGAGATTCTAGGGGTGGTCGTTCTGATGGATATTTTGGTTCTTCTGGTGGGTATGGAGGTTCAGGAGGTGGCCATATTGGTTCAGGTGGTGAATTTGGGGGACAAGGTTCAGGCAAATCCAGTGGTTTTGGTTCTAGCAGGTCTGGTGGTTTCGGGGATTTTGGGGGCTCTAGTCTCTCAGATGGTTTTGGTGGCCTGGGTGGTTCGTTTAGAAACAATGATTCACGCCGCTCTggtggttttggttttggttctgATCGATCAGGTAGTTCTGGTTCCCGCTTTGATGGTAATGATGGCAACAGTGATGGATTCTTCTAAAGATAGCAAAGGTAATCCCACTTTGCTTATGTGGTATTTCATGAAATACTAGTGCTCCATGATGAGTTCTactgatatatatatatatatatataggatgtATATGTATTCAAGTCTGTTTGGGTCAGCAATATACAACTATATTTCCCTGAACACTTCTCATACACCATGGTTGCAGTTAATGTTTCTTTTCCGctgttatttatttttagcTCATCTTAATCTTTGGTTGGAAATTCGAAccaaaattgttttatttatggAATGTTGGTTCCACGAACTTTACATATATGTTGCACTAGAATCATCAAGTTCATATTTACTTGTGCATCTCATATATTGGGCTGTAAATGAGTTGGATTGAGCTGAATATTCAAACCTATTTGGAATTCTATCTGACTCTCCAAAGCTTACTTCTACCTTTTGCATTCTAGTGATGATTATTGACCACTTTTAATACTCGGTTTTAACAGTATGTAGCAGCATTATTGCAGCAGTGAGCGCAAAGATGGTAAAAGAGTACCACCTAGGAGCAAGCTTCACTAGTCATCTACCCTGAGAAGTGGGAAGTGTGCTTTTGGTCAGGAGAATCTAATAATTTTCAGAGAAAAGGATGTAGGGATTTTCTTcatctgctgctgctgcttAATATTTGTTATATCCCATATGTTACTGTTTTGTTAGTTGCTAGTGTTCATAGTTGCTGATGTCAAAGCTTGGATCCATAATTTTTGCTTTAGTTTCGTTACGGAGGAATGGCTTATTGAAATACTGTACTAACATAATTCTCTGAATTATGTATAAATTGGCAATAGGACTCAGGTTGCCTCAAGAGACAAACTTGTGCAATCATACATCTCAAAATTTATTGTAATTATCTAATTTTCTTAATAGTGAAGTAGAGGTAAACCTTGCATGgcttttttcttctatttagcTTGTTCAACAGTAGAAAAATAGAAGATTGATATACATATATGTTCTGAAGGGACGTTTAATATTAAGGGTTAGtttagataattaaaaaatagtgtAGGCTTATCGATTGTTTACAAAGATGGATTGTAATTTTGGGGTACTAACGTACGTCGACAGTGGCTTTAGCAAATATGAACACTACCAACTAATAAGAGAGTAACAAGTGTTTCTTATTGTACATATCAAGTGTTTGTTGCTGTAGTAGTTTGAGACCCTATGGTCTTCAACAACATCACATCGTACATATTAAGTGTTTCTTGCAGAGTGGCGGCGAAACCCCTAATCAGCCTTCCTCCCCCAGGTTTTGAACGAGCCGGCCCTTGGGATTCGTTTGAGAACACCGGTGTCTAGCTTGCTGTAGTTGTGTTGCACCTGCCCCAGGGCGCCCAAGATGAAGTTGTCGATTTGGTCATCGTATTTTTCGTACAAGACTGGCAGCGTATGAGCAGCAATGAAACCTAAGAAACAAGATTTTGGTTAATCCCGTCTCTAAGTGATAGCATGCAAACAAACAGAATCAAAGACgtttaattgttttttgtttCGATATATGCACATCTCACCAATGTATATCACAGTGAGAAAATTGCACCAGCTCCCAATAATAGCAGCAGCAAGCAAGCTACCAACAACCTGCATATTGGCATCAATATTACTCAACTAGGCCATCATTACAACAATGAGTTAATTGTACAAAGATAGCCTAGGGAAACACGAGATACCATGAGAAACTGTTTAATGGTGCCTCCACATGCGATATCCTGCAGGTAGATCAAGCTCCGGTTCACTTCAAACCCGACCAACTTGCCTATGTTCACAAAAGCCTCCTCTGGAAGAATGACACGCGGGGGTGAGGATGAAGACCTGGTCCCATCAATGAAAATAAACAAGTCAGAAGAATCCAATGCTTCAGCCGGACTCATGTCTACATTGCAAGATTACCGGTTCAGCATGCTTGAAGCGTTAGTCCAAAGAAACTGAAGCAACAAAGCAATGATGAGAGCAAAGCATGCAAGTGAGAGAAAATTGTAGTTGAGCCACTCAAAGAGCACCCAAACAACAGTGGCGCCACCTAAGACACTAGCTGAGATCTTCTTGTTCCTCCATAGTAGGACATCAGCAGCTTGCACGTTCAAGAAAATGAATTATAAGACAAAGGCTTGGTTCAAACAAAATCCAACAGATATGTAAGAAGGTCTTACATTTTCCACCACCAAGAATGTGGTGAACAGGCTTCTCGCGCCCAAACAATTTGTTCAGCTTACAACTGACAGAGCTCGAGTCATCCTCCTCAAAGAATGAAACTTTCTTGTGCTTTGATACATTATCAGAAATTGTATCCATGATGTTGTGCATGAGCG
This sequence is a window from Salvia splendens isolate huo1 chromosome 5, SspV2, whole genome shotgun sequence. Protein-coding genes within it:
- the LOC121803939 gene encoding DEAD-box ATP-dependent RNA helicase 53, mitochondrial-like, with translation MGSLVLMRRSSQSSLKTFALTAASRFLSANPQSAPNAAFEARIHTCTAGSVLPKDSPGVGFPRSFHSGQTLRAGFAVADYSDGESASSGPADEGLAISKLDISPQIVSALKNRGIENLFPIQRAVLEPAMAGRDMIGRARTGTGKTLAFGIPIMDKIIKFNKKHGQGKNPLALVMAPTRELARQVDKEFAESATELDTLCVYGGVPISRQMSTLDHGVDVVVGTPGRIIDLIKRGSLYLSEVQFVVLDEADQMLNVGFAEDVEMILSFIKQKHQTMMFSATMPNWILKLTQKFLKSPVTVDLVGESDQKLADGITLYSIVSDMRQKPAILGPLITEHAKGGKCIVFTQTKRDADRLAYAMQRNFKCEPLHGDITQNQRERTLSAFREGRINILVATDVAARGLDVPNVDLVVHYELPNSSENFVHRSGRTGRAGKKGSAVLIYSDHQYREIKAIEREVGCRFVELPKIAVGDDALSMYNAMDQGGRSGFGGSSRGNGRFGDSGFGRSGGFGDSRGGRSDGYFGSSGGYGGSGGGHIGSGGEFGGQGSGKSSGFGSSRSGGFGDFGGSSLSDGFGGLGGSFRNNDSRRSGGFGFGSDRSGSSGSRFDGNDGNSDGFF
- the LOC121803940 gene encoding reticulon-like protein B8, translating into MSEGMAESLMHNIMDTISDNVSKHKKVSFFEEDDSSSVSCKLNKLFGREKPVHHILGGGKSADVLLWRNKKISASVLGGATVVWVLFEWLNYNFLSLACFALIIALLLQFLWTNASSMLNRSSSSPPRVILPEEAFVNIGKLVGFEVNRSLIYLQDIACGGTIKQFLMVVGSLLAAAIIGSWCNFLTVIYIGFIAAHTLPVLYEKYDDQIDNFILGALGQVQHNYSKLDTGVLKRIPRAGSFKTWGRKAD